A stretch of Porites lutea chromosome 5, jaPorLute2.1, whole genome shotgun sequence DNA encodes these proteins:
- the LOC140936303 gene encoding substance-P receptor-like: MRSIFNCSLDFQPQDNMSRTDYEQLAEQILRQILVGGYVFAFLVSLVGNSVIIHIVRKDNSMKTTTNYLIVNQACADILVATMELLNDTTYFFENKWFEGIIGIITCKLLRASLFILPAFSGWILIAIAVDRFFAVTRPFQVSPLSQHFKKTVLLLWVWSAISAAANFLALTGLRNDRTYVYCKTVDEVYYEWLEFSLTSLVLNVVVPLIAIIILYTIICLKLWARKVPGDGANQNERQVQAIKTAKKVTRMMIAVVVLYELCWLPYFTIMSMSLIRGESPLKSDPHTGNIHLNFFIVWLTVAYSAINPFVYLTFNQKFRTGFKHLYKDCLTKPRGILPFRSQNVELEQI; this comes from the exons ATGAGATCAATTTTCAACTGCAGCCTCGATTTTCAGCCACAAG ATAACATGTCAAGAACAGATTATGAACAACTAGCTGAACAGATTCTAAGGCAGATATTGGTGGGTGGTTACGTCTTTGCATTTCTGGTTTCATTAGTTGGTAATTCAGTGATCATTCATATTGTACGAAAAGACAATTCTATGAAGACCACAACCAATTATTTGATTGTAAACCAAGCATGTGCAGATATCCTGGTAGCAACGATGGAGTTACTGAATGATACTACATATTTCTTTGAGAACAAGTGGTTTGAAGGAATAATTGGAATTATTACTTGCAAGTTGTTAAGGGCCAGCCTCTTTATTCTACCTGCGTTTTCTGGCTGGATCCTTATTGCCATTGCTGTTGACCGTTTTTTTGCCGTTACTCgaccttttcaagtttctcCTTTATCTCAACATTTCAAGAAAACAGTTCTGTTACTATGGGTTTGGTCAGCTATTTCTGCGGCGGCAAATTTCCTTGCCCTAACAGGCTTAAGAAATGACAGGACGTATGTTTATTGCAAAACAGTTGATGAAGTGTACTATGAATGGTTAGAATTCTCCCTCACTAGTCTTGTCCTGAACGTTGTTGTCCCTCTCATTGCAATCATTATTCTATACACAATTATTTGCCTTAAACTATGGGCACGCAAAGTGCCAGGAGAcggagccaatcagaatgagCGGCAAGtacaggctataaaaacagcaaaaaaagttACCCGGATGATGATTGCCGTGGTGGTACTGTATGAGCTGTGTTGGCTTCCATACTTTACCATAATGTCAATGAGCCTAATTAGAGGAGAGTCTCCTTTGAAAAGTGACCCTCATACAGGGAATattcatttaaatttctttatcgTTTGGTTAACAGTTGCTTACAGTGCAATTAATCCATTTGTGTATCTCACTTTCAATCAGAAGTTTCGCACTGGGTTTAAACATTTATATAAAGATTGCTTAACCAAACCTCGAGGTATTCTTCCCTTTCGATCTCAAAATGTAGAGTTGGAACAAATATGA
- the LOC140939209 gene encoding tachykinin-like peptides receptor 99D, translated as MRRVNSTCCLQPAMAGPNMKSIFNSSLDFQSQDNLTRTDHGQPPIDFIWQLFGANVIAFVASLFGNSVIIHVIRTNHSMKTTTNYLILNQACADILTTTLQTFSYFLLSLGSKWFGGLWGDITCKLLKASVVILPNFSVWILVAIAVDRFYAVTRPFMTSPLSRHFKKTVIFLWVWSIASATYYILLAKLEVRTDGHYYCNLNTFPVEKKHADAWRAIGISELVLNVFLPLLPIIVLYSIVCLKLWSRDIPGEGTNQNERQAEALKIAKKVTRMMIAVVVLYLLCWLPFFVMFSRSILRYGYVNVNPNLLLFIVWLTIAYSGLNPYVYLTFSQKFRNGFKLLFEDCLGKVHNFLSARSQSVELEQI; from the exons ATGAGAAGGGTTAATTCGACTTGCTGTCTCCAGCCTGCCATGGCAGGACCTAATATGAAATCAATTTTCAACAGTAGCCTCGATTTTCAGTCACAAG ATAACTTAACAAGAACAGATCATGGGCAACCACCTATCGACTTTATATGGCAGTTATTTGGCGCTAATGTAATCGCATTCGTGGCCTCATTATTTGGTAATTCAGTTATCATTCACGTCATAAGAACAAACCATTCAATGAAGACTACCACAAACTATTTGATCTTGAATCAAGCTTGTGCTGATATTTTGACGACAACCCTTCAGACATTCAGCTATTTTTTACTTTCCCTCGGGAGTAAGTGGTTTGGAGGATTATGGGGAGATATCACGTGCAAATTGTTAAAAGCGAGCGTTGTTATTCTTCCTAATTTCTCTGTTTGGATTCTTGTTGCCATTGCTGTTGATCGCTTTTATGCCGTAACGCGACCTTTCATGACCTCTCCTTTATCTCGTCATTTCAAGAAAACAGTTATCTTTCTGTGGGTTTGGTCTATTGCTTCTGCAACTTACTACATTCTCCTAGCCAAGTTAGAAGTAAGAACTGACGGTCATTATTATTGCAACCTGAATACTTTTCCCGTCGAAAAAAAGCATGCGGACGCGTGGAGAGCAATAGGAATCTCCGAGCTTGTCCTTAacgtttttcttcctcttttgcCAATCATAGTTCTATATTCAATTGTTTGCCTTAAactatggtcacgtgacataccAGGAGAAGGAACCAATCAGAATGAGCGGCAAGCAGAAGCGTTGAAAATTGCTAAGAAAGTGACCCGGATGATGATTGCCGTGGTGGTGTTGTACTTACTCTGTTGGCTACCTTTCTTCGTTATGTTTTCTCGCAGTATTCTTCGTTATGGTTATGTCAACGTAAACCctaatttgcttttgtttatcGTTTGGTTAACAATCGCTTACAGTGGGCTTAATCCTTATGTCTATCTCACATTTAGTCAAAAGTTCCGAAATggttttaaacttttatttgagGATTGCCTTGGAAAAGTCCATAATTTCCTTTCTGCTCGTTCTCAGAGCGTAGAGTTGGAACAAATATAA
- the LOC140938171 gene encoding substance-P receptor-like: protein MAGPNMKSIFNSSLDFQSQDNLTRTDHGQLPTDFIWQLFGANVITFVASLFGNSVIIHVIRTDHSMKTTTNYLILNQACADILTTTLQTFSYFLLSLGSKWFGGLWGDITCRLLKASVVILPVFSVWILVAIAVDRFYAVTRPFMTSPLSRHFKKSVVFLWVWSIASATYYVPLAKLEVRTGGHYHCNLNTFPVEKKHADAWRAIGISELVLNFFLPLLPIIVLYSIVCLKLWSRDIPGEGTNQNERQAKALKIAKKVTRMMIAVVVLYLLCRLPYFVMICRSILRYGYIKVNPSLLLFIVWLTIAYSGLNPYVYLTFSQKYRNGFKLLFAECLGKVHNFVSARSQSVELEQI, encoded by the exons ATGGCAGGACCTAATATGAAATCAATTTTCAACAGTAGCCTCGATTTTCAGTCGCAAG ATAACTTAACAAGAACAGATCATGGGCAACTTCCTACCGACTTTATATGGCAGTTATTTGGCGCTAATGTAATCACTTTCGTGGCCTCATTATTTGGCAATTCAGTTATCATTCACGTCATAAGAACAGACCATTCCATGAAGACTACCACAAACTATTTGATCTTGAATCAAGCTTGTGCTGATATTTTGACGACAACCCTTCAGACATTCAGctattttttactttctctcGGGAGTAAGTGGTTTGGAGGATTATGGGGAGATATCACGTGCAGATTGTTAAAAGCGAGCGTTGTTATTCTTCCTGTTTTCTCTGTTTGGATTCTTGTTGCCATTGCTGTTGATCGCTTTTATGCCGTAACGCGACCTTTCATGACCTCTCCTTTATCTCGTCATTTCAAGAAATCAGTTGTCTTTCTGTGGGTTTGGTCTATTGCTTCTGCAACTTACTACGTTCCCTTAGCCAAGTTAGAAGTAAGAACTGGCGGTCATTATCATTGCAACCTGAATACTTTTCCAGTTGAAAAAAAGCATGCGGACGCCTGGAGAGCAATCGGAATCTCCGAGCTTGTCCTTAactttttccttcctcttttgcCAATCATAGTTCTATATTCAATTGTTTGCCTTAAactatggtcacgtgacataccAGGAGAAGGAACCAATCAGAATGAGCGGCAAGCCAAAGCGTTGAAAATAGCTAAGAAAGTGACCCGGATGATGATTGCTGTGGTGGTGTTATACCTACTCTGTCGGCTGCCTTACTTCGTTATGATTTGTCGCAGTATTCTTCGTTATGGTTATATCAAAGTAAATCCTagtttgcttttgtttatcGTTTGGTTAACAATCGCTTACAGTGGACTTAATCCATATGTTTATCTCACATTTAGTCAAAAGTACCGAAATggttttaaacttttatttgcGGAATGCCTTGGAAAAGTCCACAATTTCGTTTCTGCTCGTTCTCAGAGCGTAGAGTTGGaacaaatataa
- the LOC140936949 gene encoding dual specificity mitogen-activated protein kinase kinase 7-like isoform X1, with product MATSLQAKIESLGEKLREENKLRECELLEKDVQQSTCPKKPLLSLDLPTSTRQRRPGNLCVPSQPRSGRQRRCPRATGSRNKDDDSAQIEIKLQEITKQTGILKLRDASFGFTIDDLEAIEEIGSGTCGQVCKMKHKQTGDVMAVKKMRRSQNKEEQKRILMDLEVVMKCHSCPFIVNCLGSYISRSDVFICMELMTTCLDKLMKKLSGPIPEEVLGKISVSIVKALNYLKETHGVMHRDVKPSNVLLDQNGAVKLCDFGISGRLVDSKAKTRSAGCAAYMAPERIDPPDPINPDYDVRADVWSLGITLVELATGEFPYRNCTTEFEVLSRVMSEDPPELPKDGKFSKNLNTFVRTCLVKDYRHRPKYNKLLKHPFILGFEHKEVNLAGWLASVLEDSLFPGTEV from the exons ATGGCTACGAGTTTGCAGGCGAAAATTGAGAGTTTGGGCGAAAAATTACgggaagaaaacaaattaaggGAATGTGAACTGCTGGAAAAAGATGTTCAACAATCCACCTGCCCAAAGAAGCCTCTTTTGAGTCTCGATCTACCAACGAGTACCCGTCAACGTCGACCAG GCAATTTATGTGTTCCATCCCAGCCAAGGTCGGGAAGACAGCGCCGTTGTCCAAGAGCAACAGGAAGTcgaaacaaagatgatgacag TGCTCAAATTGAAATAAAGCTTCAAGAAATTACCAAACAGACTGGAATCCTAAAGCTAAGGGATGCG AGCTTTGGTTTTACTATTGATGATTTGGAGGCCATTGAAGAGATTGGAAGTGGAACATGTGGCCAAGTGTGCAAGATGAAGCATAAACAAACAGGAGATGTCATGGCAGTCAAG AAAATGCGACGGagtcaaaacaaagaagaacaGAAGAGAATTCTAATGGATCTTGAAGTAGTTATGAAGTGCCACAGCTGCCCATTCATTGTCAATTGCTTGGGATCATATATTTCCAGA TCTGATGTGTTTATTTGTATGGAATTGATGACAACATGCCTGGATAAGTTAATGAAGAAACTTAGTGGACCAATTCCAGAAGAGGTGTTGGGGAAAATATCAGTTTCT ATTGTAAAAGCTTTAAATTATCTCAAGGAGACTCATGGAGTTATGCACAGAG ATGTTAAACCATCCAATGTATTGCTGGATCAGAACGGTGCGGTGAAACTTTGTGATTTTGGCATAAGTGGTCGATTGGTGGATTCTAAAGCCAAAACAAGAAGTGCTGGGTGTGCAGCTTATATGGCG CCAGAGCGCATTGACCCTCCGGATCCAATAAATCCAGATTATGATGTCAGAGCAGATGTGTGGAGCCTGGGAATAACTCTG GTTGAGCTTGCCACAGGAGAGTTTCCATACAGGAACTGCACCACAGAGTTTGAAGTGTTGTCTCGTGTCATGAGTGAGGATCCCCCTGAGCTACCTAAGGACGGGAAATTTTCCAAGAACCTCAATACATTCGTGAGGACTTG CTTGGTGAAGGACTACAGACACAGACCAaagtataataaattattg AAGCATCCCTTTATTCTTGGATTTGAACATAAAGAGGTCAATTTAGCGGGCTGGCTTGCTAGTGTTCTTGAAGATTCACTCTTTCCTGGGACGGAAGTTTAG
- the LOC140936949 gene encoding dual specificity mitogen-activated protein kinase kinase 7-like isoform X2, producing MATSLQAKIESLGEKLREENKLRECELLEKDVQQSTCPKKPLLSLDLPTSTRQRRPGNLCVPSQPRSGRQRRCPRATGSRNKDDDSAQIEIKLQEITKQTGILKLRDASFGFTIDDLEAIEEIGSGTCGQVCKMKHKQTGDVMAVKKMRRSQNKEEQKRILMDLEVVMKCHSCPFIVNCLGSYISRSDVFICMELMTTCLDKLMKKLSGPIPEEVLGKISVSIVKALNYLKETHGVMHRDVKPSNVLLDQNGAVKLCDFGISGRLVDSKAKTRSAGCAAYMAPERIDPPDPINPDYDVRADVWSLGITLVELATGEFPYRNCTTEFEVLSRVMSEDPPELPKDGKFSKNLNTFVRTCLVKDYRHRPKYNKLLFIFDHEIIR from the exons ATGGCTACGAGTTTGCAGGCGAAAATTGAGAGTTTGGGCGAAAAATTACgggaagaaaacaaattaaggGAATGTGAACTGCTGGAAAAAGATGTTCAACAATCCACCTGCCCAAAGAAGCCTCTTTTGAGTCTCGATCTACCAACGAGTACCCGTCAACGTCGACCAG GCAATTTATGTGTTCCATCCCAGCCAAGGTCGGGAAGACAGCGCCGTTGTCCAAGAGCAACAGGAAGTcgaaacaaagatgatgacag TGCTCAAATTGAAATAAAGCTTCAAGAAATTACCAAACAGACTGGAATCCTAAAGCTAAGGGATGCG AGCTTTGGTTTTACTATTGATGATTTGGAGGCCATTGAAGAGATTGGAAGTGGAACATGTGGCCAAGTGTGCAAGATGAAGCATAAACAAACAGGAGATGTCATGGCAGTCAAG AAAATGCGACGGagtcaaaacaaagaagaacaGAAGAGAATTCTAATGGATCTTGAAGTAGTTATGAAGTGCCACAGCTGCCCATTCATTGTCAATTGCTTGGGATCATATATTTCCAGA TCTGATGTGTTTATTTGTATGGAATTGATGACAACATGCCTGGATAAGTTAATGAAGAAACTTAGTGGACCAATTCCAGAAGAGGTGTTGGGGAAAATATCAGTTTCT ATTGTAAAAGCTTTAAATTATCTCAAGGAGACTCATGGAGTTATGCACAGAG ATGTTAAACCATCCAATGTATTGCTGGATCAGAACGGTGCGGTGAAACTTTGTGATTTTGGCATAAGTGGTCGATTGGTGGATTCTAAAGCCAAAACAAGAAGTGCTGGGTGTGCAGCTTATATGGCG CCAGAGCGCATTGACCCTCCGGATCCAATAAATCCAGATTATGATGTCAGAGCAGATGTGTGGAGCCTGGGAATAACTCTG GTTGAGCTTGCCACAGGAGAGTTTCCATACAGGAACTGCACCACAGAGTTTGAAGTGTTGTCTCGTGTCATGAGTGAGGATCCCCCTGAGCTACCTAAGGACGGGAAATTTTCCAAGAACCTCAATACATTCGTGAGGACTTG CTTGGTGAAGGACTACAGACACAGACCAaagtataataaattattg TTCATATTTGACCATGAAATCATTCGATAA
- the LOC140938173 gene encoding 6-pyruvoyl tetrahydrobiopterin synthase-like — translation MAHSFTPAPIVYVSRKETFSASHRLFNPQLSQEENEFLFGKCTNPNGHGHNYRVKITLRGKQDHKTSMVMHLGKLTKHLKSVIDPLDHKNLDLDIPHFKNVISTTENVSIYIWKEMQKLLPSGVLYEVKVSSTDKNNFTYRGESQGDHQG, via the coding sequence ATGGCTCATAGCTTTACCCCAGCGCCTATAGTGTACgtttcaagaaaagaaacattcaGCGCCAGTCATAGGCTTTTCAATCCACAACTCAGTCAAGAGGAAAACGAATTTCTGTTCGGAAAATGCACCAATCCTAACGGACATGGGCATAACTACAGAGTAAAAATCACGCTGCGCGGAAAACAGGATCATAAAACCTCTATGGTTATGCATCTGGGTAAACTGACCAAGCATCTCAAGTCAGTCATTGATCCACTGGATCACAAAAATTTGGATCTAGATATTCCTCACTTCAAGAACGTAATCAGTACAACGGAGAATGTTTCAATATACATTTGGAAGGAGATGCAGAAGCTTTTGCCGTCCGGTGTCTTGTACGAAGTGAAGGTCTCTTCCACAGACAAGAACAATTTCACTTACCGAGGAGAAAGCCAGGGCGACCATCAAGGTTAA
- the LOC140938973 gene encoding kelch-like protein 12, translating to MAEGLRVKKMGLVLRQKPHKSSLEIHGDDNEILRVLNAHRHSKILCDVKLMVDGQEFPAHKGVLAANSNFFLAMFTTEMMEKDKTTVSVESVSAAAMERLLEYMYTGQIQIHVENVLELLEASNFLFMEKVKGACCQFLESIMDVENCLAIFSIADVYSCYGLRGAVMQYINQTFTELAKSETFLKLGKKDVIRFLSSDDIQIENEGQLLDIALNWINYDPERRASCINDLLELLRLPYIHQSHFQVKLDQFNEHHRRDGKKITAWNNNTWKTNARKSYRRVEVIVVTGGCDRGTILDSGICFIPAVQKWTQIPNMQVPRWRHQMVASNDHIFAIGGLRDVCVKGPVIPFAETFNGETNSWTRVTHQPVIHDVEFDSFCAASIESGVLLVGGVDLRTNRCTSRVSCVQFSDGCSNVSQLSPLIFPRAGHCLVTSGERAFAIGGFQTPYSHGSADGIRSVESYDIRQDVWICVQPMNEPRHSAAAVSLNDQILICGGCDGENVLKSCEVYDTKLNKWQHIPPMKSSRMRHSAVVHAGKVYVFGGVSVNSGGIALKSVECYNPEENCWTKVPDMPNGRFDHQSHIYSLRYKFVSHVFDVSS from the exons GTTTGCGAGTCAAGAAGATGGGGCTGGTACTAAGGCAGAAGCCACACAAGTCAAGCCTTGAAATTCACGGGGATGACAATGAGATTTTGAGAGTTTTGAATGCGCACAGACATTCTAAAATATTATGCGATGTCAAGTTGATGGTAGATGGTCAAGAATTTCCAGCTCATAAAGGAGTTCTTGCGGCTAATAGCAACTTCTTTCTAGCCATGTTTACAACGGAAATGAtggagaaagacaaaacaacCGTCAGTGTGGAGAGTGTTAGCGCAGCGGCCATGGAAAGGCTTCTAGAATACATGTACACTGGACAGATTCAGATCCACGTTGAAAATGTTCTTGAGTTGTTAGAAGCatccaattttcttttcatggAAAAAGTGAAGGGAGCCTGTTGTCAGTTCCTAGAGAGCATCATGGACGTTGAAAATTGTTTGGCAATTTTCTCGATTGCTGATGTTTATTCCTGTTATGGCCTGCGTGGGGCTGTCATGCAATACATTAACCAAACGTTTACCGAACTTGCTAAATCAGAAACGTTTTTGAAGCTAGGCAAGAAAGATGTCATCAGGTTTTTGTCAAGTGATGACATTCAAATTGAAAACGAAGGACAGCTTCTGGATATCGCACTGAACTGGATAAATTACGACCCCGAACGTAGGGCAAGCTGCATTAATGACCTTCTAGAACTGCTTCGCTTGCCCTATATACATCAATCACACTTTCAAGTTAAATTGGACCAATTTAATGAACACCATAGGCGAGATGGCAAGAAGATAACAGCATGGAATAATAATACTTGGAAGACGAATGCGAGAAAATCCTACCGTCGCGTTGAAGTGATTGTGGTAACAGGTGGTTGTGATAGAGGAACCATCCTCGACAGTGGAATTTGTTTCATCCCTGCTGTGCAAAAGTGGACGCAAATACCAAACATGCAAGTTCCTCGGTGGAG ACATCAAATGGTGGCCTCAAACGACCACATATTTGCCATCGGTGGACTGAGAGACGTTTGTGTCAAGGGTCCTGTGATTCCTTTCGCAGAGACATTCAATGGTGAAACCAACTCATGGACCCGTGTCACACACCAGCCAGTCATACATGACGTGGAATTTGACTCATTCTGTGCAGCGTCCATTGAGAGCGGAGTGTTGCTGGTGGGAGGAGTGGACCTCAGAACAAACCGCTGTACTTCCCGGGTCTCCTGTGTTCAATTCAGTGATGGCTGCTCAAAcgtttcacagttgtcaccgctGATATTTCCCAGAGCTGGGCATTGTCTTGTGACGTCAGGAGAACGCGCGTTTGCCATTGGTGGATTTCAAACTCCATATTCGCATGGTAGTGCAGACGGAATTAGAAGTGTTGAAAGCTATGATATACGGCAAG ATGTTTGGATTTGTGTTCAACCCATGAATGAACCGCGCCACTCTGCTGCTGCAGTATCATTGAATGATCAAATCCTCATCTGTGGGGGCTGTGATGGAGAAAACGTGCTAAAGTCGTGTGAAGTGTACGACACAAAACTCAACAAGTGGCAACACATTCCTCCAATGAAGAGCTCCCGGATGAGACATTCTGCCGTGGTGCATGCCGGTAAGGTTTACGTATTTGGAGGTGTGAGTGTTAACAGCGGAGGCATTGCTTTGAAGTCTGTCGAATGCTACAATCCCGAAGAAAACTGCTGGACAAAAGTACCTGATATGCCAAATGGAAGATTTGATCACCAGTCTCATATTTATAGCCTTAGATACAAGTTCGTTTCTCATGTTTTTGACGTGTCATCATGA